A single window of Salvia splendens isolate huo1 chromosome 8, SspV2, whole genome shotgun sequence DNA harbors:
- the LOC121745811 gene encoding uncharacterized protein LOC121745811 has product MNMQRDHAHTCSQVLDHRWLTSKWLAERYMEKIKANPHIPLAAIRQCVDEEFGLKVGRMKAYRARDSALEGIFGKAGLQYRRLLYYQSELERTHLDSSVHIHCENFRDPEVVGQRFLRFYCCIGPLKNGWMRFCRPIIFLDVCFLRGMYKGQLMTAMRIDPNNGWWPIAWAVTEAESYDQYPNNGWWPFAWAVTEAESYDQWKWFLAYLSEDLHIHENAPRYIFMSDQQKSEHRFYVQHIYNNFKKRFIGENFKEILWELASSTTHEQYVERMDALRIIYPQAHQYLLGVAPKEKWVKTYFSSHVCCDVILNNICETFNSKITIARELAIITMLEEIRTSQMERIQIRGQWIKTYYHALPPVINEIVDKLYVMASSWRPTWNGEDSYQVSGLSWQLTGIPCTHAIATINKNEKDVSDYVSRYYLRSIMSILYENVLYPINEMDNWPKTSDVGFELAPPRTKRQRRRPKKLRREEPRVRHHENGPKSLRRTFVLRCRRWGQDGHNRRTCTNDPRVDARTEVGYSSQPSEPPTTDGGDRAESSNVFQNQEVPFSTII; this is encoded by the exons ATGAATATGCAGAGAGATCATGCTCACACGTGCTCGCAAGTGTTGGATCATAGATGGCTCACGTCCAAGTGGCTAGCTGAGCGTTACATGGAGAAAATCAAAGCGAATCCTCACATTCCATTGGCAGCTATACGGCAGTGTGTGGATGAGGAGTTCGGGCTGAAAGTTGGTAGGATGAAGGCATATCGCGCAAGAGACAGTGCATTAGAAGGTATCTTTGGCAAGGCGGGACTCCAATACCGGAGACTGTTATACTACCAATCTGAATTGGAACGGACACACCTTGATTCGAGTGTGCATATACACTGCGAGAACTTCAGGGATCCTGAAGTTGTAGGCCAGAGATTCTTGAGGTTTTATTGTTGTATTGGGCCTTTGAAAAATGGTTGGATGCGTTTTTGCCGTCCAATTATCTTCTTGGATGTCTGTTTCTTGAGAGGTATGTACAAAGGCCAACTTATGACGGCCATGAGAATTGATCCAAACAACGGTTGGTGGCCTATTGCGTGGGCGGTGACTGAGGCAGAGAGCTATGATCAGTATCCAAACAACGGTTGGTGGCCTTTTGCATGGGCGGTGACTGAGGCAGAGAGCTATGATCAGTGGAAATGGTTTCTCGCCTACCTATCAGAGGACCTTCACATACATGAGAATGCCCCAAGATACATCTTCATGTCTGATCAGCAAAAG AGCGAGCATCGCTTCTATGTTCAGCACAtatacaacaacttcaagaagagATTCATCGGGGAGAATTTTAAGGAAATATTATGGGAGCTTGCGTCGAGTACAACCCACGAACAGTATGTGGAGCGGATGGATGCGTTGCGGATTATATATCCCCAAGCACATCAATACCTACTCGGTGTTGCTCCaaaagaaaaatgggtgaaGACATATTTCTCTTCACATGTTTGTTGTGATGTTATCCTCAACAATATCTGCGAGACCTTTAATTCGAAGATAACAATTGCTCGAGAGTTGGCCATTATCACCATGTTGGAGGAGATCCGGACGAGTCAAATGGAGAGAATTCAGATTAGAGGCCAGTGGATCAAGACATACTATCACGCACTGCCGCCCGTTATCAATGAGATTGTGGATAAGTTGTACGTGATGGCTTCTTCTTGGAGACCAACATGGAACGGAGAGGATTCGTACCAAGTGTCGGGACT ATCATGGCAGCTGACTGGGATCCCGTGCACTCATGCCATCGCTACAATCAACAAGAATGAGAAGGATGTATCAGACTATGTCTCCCGCTATTATTTACGGTCCATAATGTCGATTCTGTACGAGAATGTCCTGTACCCAATCAATGAGATGGATAATTGGCCCAAGACTTCTGACGTTGGATTTGAACTGGCGCCCCCGAGGACAAAGCGACAGCGTAGACGGCCAAAGAAACTGAGGCGTGAAGAGCCCCGGGTTCGTCATCATGAGAATGGACCTAAGTCACTACGACGAACCTTTGTACTCAGATGTCGTCGGTGGGGACAAGATGGtcataacaggagaacatgcaccaATGATCCCCGTGTAGATGCTCGAACCGAAGTTGGATATAGTTCACAGCCCAGTGAGCCACCCACGACGGATGGCGGTGACAGGGCTGAGTCGTCTAACGTGTTTCAAAATCAAGAGGTACCATTCAGTACAATTATATGA